A section of the Chanodichthys erythropterus isolate Z2021 unplaced genomic scaffold, ASM2448905v1 ctg001550_np12, whole genome shotgun sequence genome encodes:
- the LOC137016403 gene encoding uncharacterized protein isoform X1, with amino-acid sequence MNTHLKYREAVETLLPGIHRSTVRHSVPHITLAPGTGKRPRHPASESRVRCSFSDGVHQTHGQSCPTIIMCIKCNMYSLALSVSSETYTCDKCRVIVRLTERISELETRIQTLIEDSENERALDTALDATSLVNTAHSVPVVEATQQANWVTVRRHNGKNKHHSSVPIRTSNRFSPLSDAPTENPVESALVIGDSITRNVKIETPATIVTCLPGARAPDIKANLKVLANAKRKYSKIIIHVGTNDVRLRQSEITKINIKEVCELANSMSAKVICSGPLPVRRSDEIVSRLSSLNGWLSKWCAQNNIGFIDNWKSFWGRPDLLKRDGIHPSRDGAALLSRNLANSLRAET; translated from the exons atgaacacgcatttaaaat atcgggaagctgtggagacgttgctgcccggcattcatcgatccaccgtgaggcacagcgtcccgcacatcaccctcgccccaggcaccggcaagcgaccgagacatccagccagcgagtcccgtgtgcgttgcagtttttcggacggcgttcatcaaacacacggtcagtcatgtccgacgattatcatgtgtattaaatgcaacatgtacagcttagctctttctgtcagcagtgagacttacacatgtgataaatgcagggttattgtcaggctgacagagagaatctcagaattagagacacgcatccaaactttaattgaggatagtgagaatgaaagggccttagatactgctttggatgcgactagcctagtaaacactgcacattcggttccggttgtagaagccacgcagcaggctaactgggtgactgtgaggcggcataatggcaagaacaaacaccactcttccgttccgattagaacatcaaacaggttctccccactcagtgacgcacccactgagaatcctgttgaaagtgccctagtaattggcgattctattacacggaacgtgaaaatagagacaccagccaccatagtcacatgtttgccgggagccagagcacctgacatcaaagcaaatttaaaagtgctggctaatgctaaacgtaaatattctaaaatcattatccacgtcggcacaaatgatgttcgacttcgccagtcggagatcactaaaattaacattaaagaggtgtgtgaactcgcaaattcaatgtcagcaaaagtaatttgttctggccctcttcctgttcgtcggagtgatgagatagttagcaggttatcatcactcaatggctggctgtctaagtggtgtgcgcagaataatataggtttcatagacaattggaaaagcttttggggcagacctgatctgttgaaaagagatggtattcatccctcccgggatggtgctgctcttctatctagaaatttggcaaatagtcttagagctgaaacatga
- the LOC137016403 gene encoding uncharacterized protein isoform X2, translating into MCIKCNMYSLALSVSSETYTCDKCRVIVRLTERISELETRIQTLIEDSENERALDTALDATSLVNTAHSVPVVEATQQANWVTVRRHNGKNKHHSSVPIRTSNRFSPLSDAPTENPVESALVIGDSITRNVKIETPATIVTCLPGARAPDIKANLKVLANAKRKYSKIIIHVGTNDVRLRQSEITKINIKEVCELANSMSAKVICSGPLPVRRSDEIVSRLSSLNGWLSKWCAQNNIGFIDNWKSFWGRPDLLKRDGIHPSRDGAALLSRNLANSLRAET; encoded by the coding sequence atgtgtattaaatgcaacatgtacagcttagctctttctgtcagcagtgagacttacacatgtgataaatgcagggttattgtcaggctgacagagagaatctcagaattagagacacgcatccaaactttaattgaggatagtgagaatgaaagggccttagatactgctttggatgcgactagcctagtaaacactgcacattcggttccggttgtagaagccacgcagcaggctaactgggtgactgtgaggcggcataatggcaagaacaaacaccactcttccgttccgattagaacatcaaacaggttctccccactcagtgacgcacccactgagaatcctgttgaaagtgccctagtaattggcgattctattacacggaacgtgaaaatagagacaccagccaccatagtcacatgtttgccgggagccagagcacctgacatcaaagcaaatttaaaagtgctggctaatgctaaacgtaaatattctaaaatcattatccacgtcggcacaaatgatgttcgacttcgccagtcggagatcactaaaattaacattaaagaggtgtgtgaactcgcaaattcaatgtcagcaaaagtaatttgttctggccctcttcctgttcgtcggagtgatgagatagttagcaggttatcatcactcaatggctggctgtctaagtggtgtgcgcagaataatataggtttcatagacaattggaaaagcttttggggcagacctgatctgttgaaaagagatggtattcatccctcccgggatggtgctgctcttctatctagaaatttggcaaatagtcttagagctgaaacatga
- the LOC137016404 gene encoding uncharacterized protein isoform X2, protein MWRHNGVQKPMRGKTLPLEVQPSWSSEPLLTAAEKKVKDFNQDMEEGPCVLLYPDGSEMCDDPDEASTPKARSTSDRPSNLSLPFFGQNIQCSFIE, encoded by the exons ATGTGGAGACATAATGGTGTTCAAAAGCCTATGAGAGGGAAGACCCTGCCTCTTGAAGTTCAGCCTAGTTGGTCATCTGAGCCACTGTTAACAGCTGCTGAAAAGAAAGTCAAAGATTTTAATCAGGACATGGAAGAGGGTCCCTGTGTTTTGCTGTACCCAGACGGTTCAGAG ATGTGCGATGATCCAGATGAAGCAAGCACACCAAAGGCAAGAAGCACATCAGACAG ACCTTCTAATCTCTCTCTGCCTTTTTTTGGACAAA ATATCCAGTGCAGCTTCATTGAATGA
- the LOC137016404 gene encoding G2/M phase-specific E3 ubiquitin-protein ligase-like isoform X1, which translates to MIQMKQAHQRQEAHQTDLLISLCLFLDKISSAASLNELHMLIDKYASLLQTAGCFDYPRSVEGKDNIVKDFIQYILYRNQYSIQRFRNGLSTLDVIHALEQLRLEC; encoded by the exons ATGATCCAGATGAAGCAAGCACACCAAAGGCAAGAAGCACATCAGACAG ACCTTCTAATCTCTCTCTGCCTTTTTTTGGACAAA ATATCCAGTGCAGCTTCATTGAATGAATTACACATGCTCATTGACAAGTATGCCAGCTTGCTGCAGACTGCTGGCTGTTTTGATTACCCACGAAGTGTAGAAGGCAAAGACAACATTGTGAAGGATTTCATACAATACATATTATACAGGAACCAGTACTCCATACAAAG ATTTAGGAATGGGCTTTCCACCTTGGATGTCATCCATGCCCTGGAACAATTGCGCCTTGAGTGTTAG